A genomic stretch from Cloacibacterium caeni includes:
- a CDS encoding M14 family zinc carboxypeptidase, protein MKKITLLFLFQTVFSFAQDFKTPYEKGNGNQTTTYEEMVKFYDDLDKNFESISVVEKGKDDNGEPIRVVIFDNSKKQNIHVIFINNGIHPGESDGIDATMMLMRDLALGKIKVPQNTKVVAIEAYNISGMLRRGKFSRANQNGPEEHGFRGNARNFDLNRDFIKNDTENAKAFQEIFHWLKPIYFIDNHVSNGADYQYTFTYISTNKERLGNSLGTYFHNEMQPKLIQNMEKSKILNVPYVNIHGDSPDEGFPAFMDSPRYATGYTTLFNIPGTVAETHMLKPYQDRVKATYEYMRHSINFVDENYLDISKKMMEELTNYLPNKKYAIRWKLDSTKYSFIDFKGYEAGKKPSEISGKPRLFYDRNKPFTRKVKFFDTYKADKEITIPTYYVIPKSEGKIIENLKRNQIKFKELQSDSLITVESYKIVDFKTVKNPYEGHYLHFDTQVSSELKTKKFRKGDYLVSTKQEGVKFLLETLEPEAVDSYFNWNYFDGILGQKEYFSDYVFEDTAAELLKTNKALKTAFELKKASDAKFAEDGAAQLDWVYKNSEYYEGTVNQYPIYRIR, encoded by the coding sequence ATGAAAAAAATCACGCTACTTTTCCTCTTTCAAACCGTATTTTCTTTTGCTCAAGATTTCAAAACACCTTACGAAAAAGGCAACGGAAATCAAACCACCACCTACGAAGAAATGGTGAAATTCTATGACGATTTAGACAAAAACTTCGAAAGCATTTCTGTAGTAGAAAAAGGAAAAGATGACAACGGAGAACCTATTAGAGTCGTAATTTTTGATAACTCAAAAAAACAAAATATTCACGTAATTTTCATCAATAATGGAATTCATCCTGGTGAAAGTGACGGAATTGATGCTACAATGATGCTGATGCGAGATTTGGCTTTAGGAAAAATAAAAGTTCCACAAAACACCAAAGTTGTAGCTATAGAAGCGTATAATATTTCTGGAATGCTGAGAAGAGGGAAATTTTCAAGAGCTAATCAAAACGGACCAGAAGAACACGGTTTTCGTGGGAATGCCAGAAATTTTGATTTGAACAGAGATTTCATCAAAAATGATACAGAAAATGCCAAAGCTTTTCAAGAGATTTTTCATTGGCTAAAACCGATTTATTTCATTGATAATCACGTAAGTAATGGAGCAGATTATCAGTACACTTTCACGTATATTTCTACCAATAAAGAAAGATTGGGCAATTCTCTCGGAACGTATTTTCACAATGAAATGCAACCGAAACTGATTCAAAATATGGAGAAATCTAAAATTTTGAACGTTCCTTACGTCAATATTCACGGAGATTCTCCCGATGAAGGATTTCCAGCATTTATGGATTCTCCTCGTTATGCAACAGGTTACACTACCCTTTTCAATATTCCGGGAACCGTGGCAGAAACGCACATGCTAAAACCTTACCAAGACCGCGTAAAAGCAACGTATGAATACATGAGACACTCCATCAATTTTGTAGATGAAAATTACTTAGATATTTCTAAAAAAATGATGGAAGAATTAACCAATTATTTACCAAATAAAAAATACGCAATTCGTTGGAAATTAGACAGTACAAAATACAGTTTTATTGATTTCAAAGGTTATGAAGCTGGAAAAAAACCAAGTGAAATTTCTGGAAAACCAAGACTTTTCTACGACAGAAATAAACCTTTCACCAGAAAAGTAAAATTCTTTGACACTTACAAAGCTGATAAAGAAATTACAATCCCAACTTATTACGTGATTCCAAAATCTGAAGGGAAAATCATAGAAAATTTAAAACGCAATCAAATCAAATTCAAAGAATTACAATCAGATTCTTTGATAACAGTTGAGTCTTATAAAATCGTAGATTTTAAAACCGTAAAAAATCCTTACGAAGGTCATTACTTACATTTTGATACTCAAGTTTCATCAGAATTAAAGACTAAAAAATTCAGAAAAGGAGATTATTTGGTTTCTACAAAACAAGAAGGCGTTAAATTCCTTTTAGAAACTCTGGAACCAGAAGCAGTTGACTCTTATTTCAATTGGAACTATTTCGATGGAATTTTGGGACAAAAAGAGTATTTTTCTGACTACGTTTTCGAAGATACTGCTGCCGAATTATTAAAAACCAACAAAGCGTTAAAAACTGCTTTTGAACTGAAAAAAGCTTCAGATGCTAAATTTGCAGAAGATGGAGCAGCGCAATTAGATTGGGTGTACAAAAATTCTGAATATTACGAAGGTACTGTAAATCAATATCCTATTTATAGAATTCGGTAA
- the feoB gene encoding ferrous iron transport protein B — protein sequence MPNSAKKQKHILLVGNPNVGKSTIFNLLCNKNQKTGNYAGVTVASHEGTYLYKDEEVEIVDLPGSYSIYPTSEDEAIFTKYLIEEQEKYSGVIYIADALNLKRSLLLYQQIKDLGIPVLMVINQVDLAEKRGLHIDSKKLSELLGQNILETNAKKNIGIDEIRESIFKDEFSVSDKPYFDIPSENLGLVFKISRQIEENNFYKVWTLIAADTYLGKLESVKTQLNQEDRKCMVPKRLQVQETIRRYQQIDGIISQTISKKPQFKELLTEKLDKVLVHPVLGYLVFGIILLTIFQSVFFIAEYPMNWIDAAFAWLSETSRTWLPEGPLNSLISDGIIPGIGGIVIFAPQIGILLYFLYLLEDSGYMARVIFLMDRFLRPFGLNGKSIVPLVSGTACAIPAIMSTRNIENVKERLITILITPFMTCSARLPVYSIIISLIFTDGTFFGVKYKAIALLGMYFLGFATSLLAAFILKYFIKNKGKTFLVMDLPTYKMPLWKYDFKLVLGKVWEFITGAGKIILAVSVILWFLSYFGPKDDFHILEHHSDVKLENSYLAKIGKQMEPVISPLGYDWKMGVGILTSFAAREVFVGTMSTLYSLDDDAPEKSVIEKMRSDVKPNGEKVFSFATGLSILIFYAFAMQCISTIAVVYRETKSWKWTAIQLVFMSGLAYLASMLVYQFFK from the coding sequence ATGCCGAACTCAGCAAAAAAACAAAAACATATTCTTTTGGTAGGAAATCCTAATGTAGGAAAATCTACCATCTTCAATTTGCTTTGTAACAAAAACCAAAAAACCGGCAATTACGCTGGCGTTACTGTTGCTTCACACGAAGGAACTTACCTATACAAAGACGAAGAAGTAGAAATTGTTGATTTGCCAGGTTCTTACAGCATTTATCCCACTTCTGAAGACGAGGCTATTTTCACTAAATATTTGATTGAAGAACAAGAAAAATACAGCGGTGTAATTTACATTGCAGATGCGCTGAATCTCAAAAGAAGCTTACTGCTTTATCAGCAAATCAAAGATTTGGGAATTCCTGTTTTGATGGTGATTAACCAAGTCGATTTGGCGGAGAAAAGAGGTTTACACATCGATTCTAAAAAACTGAGCGAACTTCTAGGTCAAAATATTCTAGAAACCAATGCCAAAAAAAATATTGGGATTGATGAAATAAGAGAATCTATTTTTAAAGATGAATTTTCGGTTTCGGATAAGCCTTATTTTGATATTCCTTCAGAAAATTTAGGATTGGTTTTCAAGATTTCAAGACAAATCGAAGAGAATAATTTCTATAAAGTTTGGACGCTTATTGCTGCAGATACTTATCTCGGCAAATTAGAAAGTGTAAAAACACAACTGAATCAAGAAGACAGAAAATGTATGGTTCCGAAGCGTTTACAAGTGCAGGAAACCATCAGAAGATACCAACAAATAGACGGAATTATTTCGCAAACGATTTCTAAAAAACCTCAGTTCAAGGAACTTCTCACCGAAAAATTAGATAAAGTTTTAGTACATCCTGTTTTAGGATATTTGGTTTTTGGGATTATTTTACTCACCATTTTCCAAAGTGTTTTTTTCATCGCAGAATATCCTATGAATTGGATTGATGCTGCTTTTGCATGGCTATCAGAAACTTCCAGAACTTGGCTTCCAGAAGGTCCATTGAATTCATTAATTTCTGACGGAATTATTCCAGGAATAGGCGGAATAGTGATTTTTGCCCCACAAATTGGGATTCTTTTATATTTCTTGTATTTATTAGAAGATTCTGGTTACATGGCGAGAGTTATTTTCTTGATGGACAGATTCTTACGACCGTTTGGTTTAAACGGAAAAAGTATTGTTCCGCTCGTTTCGGGAACAGCTTGTGCGATTCCTGCAATTATGAGTACCAGAAACATCGAAAACGTAAAAGAGCGATTGATTACAATTTTGATTACACCTTTTATGACGTGTTCTGCAAGACTTCCGGTTTACAGCATCATTATTTCGCTTATTTTTACCGATGGAACTTTCTTTGGCGTAAAATATAAAGCGATTGCACTTCTAGGAATGTATTTCTTAGGATTTGCGACTTCGCTTTTAGCCGCATTTATTTTAAAATATTTCATTAAAAATAAAGGAAAAACCTTCTTGGTAATGGATTTGCCAACTTATAAAATGCCACTTTGGAAATATGATTTCAAATTGGTTTTAGGTAAAGTTTGGGAATTTATTACGGGAGCTGGAAAAATCATTTTGGCGGTAAGTGTAATTCTTTGGTTTTTAAGTTATTTCGGACCGAAGGATGATTTCCATATTTTGGAACATCATTCAGATGTGAAATTAGAAAATTCTTATTTGGCTAAAATCGGCAAGCAAATGGAACCTGTGATTTCACCATTGGGTTACGATTGGAAAATGGGAGTAGGAATTCTTACCAGTTTTGCAGCGAGAGAAGTGTTTGTTGGCACAATGTCAACACTTTACAGTCTTGATGATGATGCACCAGAAAAATCGGTCATCGAAAAAATGAGAAGTGATGTAAAACCGAATGGCGAGAAAGTATTCAGTTTTGCAACAGGACTTTCCATACTTATATTCTACGCTTTTGCGATGCAATGTATCTCTACGATTGCAGTAGTCTATAGAGAAACAAAATCTTGGAAATGGACGGCGATTCAGTTGGTTTTCATGTCTGGTTTAGCTTATCTAGCTTCCATGTTGGTTTACCAATTTTTCAAATAA
- a CDS encoding ribose-phosphate pyrophosphokinase, with amino-acid sequence MADQATYLFCTRTSRDLAEKIANHYGQELGKINFQQFSDGEFEPVLDQSVRGGRVFLIGSTFPPADNLLELLLMIDAAKRASAKSITVVIPYFGLARQDRKDKPRAPIGAKLVANLLTAAGATRIMTIDLHADQIQGFFEIPVDHLYASTIFVDHIKSLNLDNLTIASPDMGGAKRAKNYAGYLSAEVVIAYKERKKANVVEEMFLIGDVKDRNVILIDDMIDTAGTLCKAAEILMKNGAKSVRAMATHPVLSGKAYENIENSQISEVIVTDTIPVKSELSSKIKVLSCAALFADVMKMVHEHKSISDKFII; translated from the coding sequence ATGGCTGATCAAGCAACCTATTTATTTTGCACCAGAACAAGTCGAGATTTAGCAGAAAAAATTGCAAATCACTATGGGCAAGAATTAGGGAAAATTAATTTCCAACAGTTTAGTGACGGGGAATTCGAACCCGTATTAGATCAATCTGTTAGAGGAGGAAGAGTTTTTCTTATAGGCTCTACCTTTCCACCAGCAGACAATCTTCTAGAACTTCTTTTAATGATTGATGCAGCAAAAAGAGCATCAGCAAAGAGTATTACCGTAGTGATTCCGTATTTTGGATTGGCTAGACAAGACAGAAAAGATAAGCCTAGAGCGCCAATCGGAGCAAAATTAGTTGCTAATCTTTTAACTGCAGCCGGCGCAACCAGAATCATGACTATTGATTTACACGCAGACCAAATTCAAGGTTTCTTCGAAATTCCTGTAGACCATCTTTATGCTTCTACCATCTTTGTAGACCACATTAAGTCTTTAAACTTAGACAATCTTACGATTGCTTCACCAGACATGGGTGGCGCAAAAAGAGCGAAAAATTACGCAGGATACCTAAGTGCAGAAGTAGTAATTGCTTATAAAGAAAGAAAAAAAGCAAATGTAGTAGAAGAAATGTTCTTGATTGGTGATGTAAAAGACAGAAACGTTATCCTCATTGATGATATGATAGACACAGCCGGAACACTTTGCAAAGCAGCAGAAATTCTAATGAAAAACGGAGCAAAATCAGTAAGAGCTATGGCAACTCACCCTGTTCTTTCTGGCAAAGCTTATGAAAATATAGAAAACTCTCAGATTAGCGAAGTTATTGTAACTGATACGATTCCAGTGAAATCAGAGCTTTCTTCTAAAATCAAGGTTTTATCTTGTGCAGCACTTTTTGCAGACGTAATGAAAATGGTACACGAGCACAAATCAATTAGTGATAAATTTATTATATAA
- a CDS encoding ferritin gives MNRDYIFDLLNQQIAKEQYAAQLYLSMSAWFLEQDLDGIANYFRVQSKEELMHSEKFFDYLNDIGGRIVLQEVKQPPHDFKDALEIFEKALEHEKLVTKSIFDIVKAANDAGDYSTAAFLQWFVNEQVEEEANASQLISKIKMVKDNPSALYLFDQELAKRVFVAE, from the coding sequence ATGAACAGAGATTATATATTTGATTTGCTGAATCAGCAAATTGCAAAAGAACAATATGCGGCGCAATTGTATCTATCGATGAGCGCTTGGTTCTTAGAACAAGATTTAGACGGAATTGCCAATTATTTCAGAGTTCAATCTAAAGAAGAACTGATGCATTCAGAAAAATTCTTTGATTATTTGAACGATATCGGTGGAAGAATTGTACTACAAGAAGTAAAACAACCTCCTCATGATTTCAAAGATGCTTTAGAAATTTTTGAAAAAGCTTTAGAGCACGAAAAATTAGTAACCAAAAGTATTTTTGACATTGTAAAAGCTGCTAATGACGCAGGAGATTACTCTACTGCAGCTTTCTTACAATGGTTTGTGAATGAACAGGTAGAAGAAGAAGCCAATGCTTCTCAATTGATTTCGAAAATTAAAATGGTTAAAGACAATCCTTCTGCTTTGTATCTTTTTGATCAAGAACTGGCGAAACGCGTTTTCGTAGCTGAATAA
- a CDS encoding 50S ribosomal protein L25/general stress protein Ctc: MKSITIQGTKRESVGKKSTKALRDAELVPCVVYGGEQPINFSSTEKSFKDLVYTPDAHTVVIELDGQKIDAVLQDIQFHPITDKILHADFYQLSADKPVVMEVPVRITGRAKGVLAGGVLRQSFRKLRLKAIPANLPDEIVVDVTPLRIGNKLYVGDIKNDQYTFLHPDNAVVAAVKMSRNAMKNAGAMVEDDEDEEEVATDAAPEAEAPAAE; encoded by the coding sequence ATGAAATCTATTACAATTCAAGGTACAAAAAGAGAAAGCGTGGGCAAAAAGTCTACCAAAGCTCTACGTGATGCTGAATTAGTTCCTTGTGTTGTTTATGGAGGTGAGCAACCAATCAATTTCTCTTCTACTGAGAAATCTTTCAAAGACTTGGTTTACACTCCAGATGCACACACGGTAGTAATTGAGCTAGATGGTCAAAAAATTGATGCTGTTTTACAAGACATCCAATTTCACCCAATTACAGACAAAATTCTTCACGCAGACTTCTATCAATTAAGCGCTGATAAACCAGTAGTTATGGAAGTTCCTGTAAGAATTACCGGTCGTGCAAAAGGTGTTTTAGCGGGTGGTGTTTTAAGACAATCTTTCAGAAAATTAAGATTGAAAGCTATTCCTGCTAACTTACCAGACGAAATCGTAGTAGATGTTACTCCACTTAGAATTGGTAACAAATTATATGTAGGAGACATCAAAAACGATCAATACACTTTCTTACATCCAGATAACGCAGTAGTAGCTGCTGTGAAGATGTCTAGAAATGCTATGAAAAATGCTGGTGCAATGGTAGAAGATGATGAAGATGAAGAAGAAGTAGCAACTGATGCAGCTCCAGAAGCAGAAGCTCCTGCAGCAGAATAA
- the lepA gene encoding translation elongation factor 4 yields MKNIRNFCIIAHIDHGKSTLADRLLEYTNTVSQRELQAQTLDDMDLEKERGITIKSHAIQMDYEYKGEKYILNLIDTPGHVDFSYEVSRSIAACEGALLIVDAAQSIQAQTISNLYLALENDLEIIPILNKIDLPSANPEEVTDEIVNLLGCKPEDVLRVSGKTGAGVHELLEQIVERIPAPKGDENAPLQALIFDSVYNPFRGIEAYFKVVNGKISKGEKVKFMATDKVYEADEVGTLKLKQAPKSEIKCGDVGYIISGIKDAREVKVGDTITSMINPATEAIDGFEDVKPMVFAGIYPIESEDFEELRFSLEKLRLNDASLVFEPESSAALGFGFRCGFLGMLHMEIVQERLDREFNMNVITTVPNVSYYGYSKKEPNVPILINNPSEMMDPIALDRVEEPYIKATIITKSDFVGAVMTLCIEKRGEIVNQSYLTSDRVELVFNMPLSEVVFDFYDRLKSISKGYASFDYHPIGFRASKLVKMDILINGDMVDALSSLIHDSNAYYIGKKMCEKLRELIPRQQFDIAIQAALGAKVIARENVKALRKDVTAKCYGGDISRKRKLLEKQKEGKKKMKQIGRVEVPQSAFMAVLKLND; encoded by the coding sequence ATGAAGAACATTAGAAATTTTTGCATAATCGCACATATCGACCACGGGAAATCTACCCTTGCTGACAGACTTTTAGAATATACCAATACGGTTTCTCAAAGAGAGTTGCAAGCGCAAACTCTTGACGATATGGATTTGGAAAAAGAGCGTGGAATTACCATAAAATCTCACGCCATTCAAATGGATTATGAATATAAAGGCGAAAAATATATTCTCAACCTGATCGATACACCGGGACACGTAGATTTTTCTTACGAAGTATCTCGTTCTATCGCTGCTTGTGAAGGAGCACTACTCATTGTAGATGCTGCACAAAGCATTCAGGCACAAACGATTAGCAACTTGTATTTAGCGCTAGAAAACGATTTGGAAATTATTCCAATCTTGAATAAAATAGACTTACCTTCTGCTAATCCGGAAGAAGTTACCGATGAAATCGTAAATCTTTTGGGTTGTAAACCAGAAGATGTTTTGCGTGTTTCTGGGAAAACAGGAGCTGGTGTTCATGAATTGCTTGAACAAATTGTAGAAAGAATTCCTGCGCCAAAAGGTGACGAAAATGCGCCGCTTCAAGCATTAATTTTTGACTCTGTTTACAATCCTTTCCGTGGAATTGAAGCTTACTTTAAAGTAGTAAACGGTAAAATTTCTAAAGGTGAGAAAGTAAAATTCATGGCGACGGATAAAGTCTATGAAGCAGATGAAGTAGGAACGCTGAAACTAAAACAAGCTCCAAAATCTGAAATTAAATGTGGAGACGTAGGCTATATTATTTCTGGGATTAAAGATGCTAGAGAAGTAAAAGTAGGTGATACCATTACTTCTATGATAAATCCTGCAACCGAAGCAATTGATGGTTTCGAAGATGTAAAACCAATGGTTTTCGCGGGAATTTATCCTATTGAATCTGAAGATTTTGAAGAATTAAGATTTTCTCTAGAAAAATTAAGACTGAATGATGCTTCTTTGGTTTTCGAGCCAGAAAGTTCTGCAGCACTTGGTTTCGGTTTCCGTTGTGGTTTCTTAGGAATGCTTCACATGGAAATTGTACAGGAACGTCTTGATAGAGAGTTCAACATGAACGTAATTACTACGGTTCCTAACGTTTCTTACTACGGATATTCTAAAAAAGAACCGAATGTTCCGATTTTGATTAATAACCCGTCAGAAATGATGGATCCTATTGCTCTTGATCGTGTAGAAGAACCTTATATCAAAGCTACCATTATTACAAAATCTGATTTTGTAGGTGCTGTGATGACGCTTTGTATCGAAAAACGTGGCGAAATTGTAAACCAATCTTATTTGACTTCAGACCGTGTAGAATTGGTATTTAACATGCCTTTATCAGAAGTTGTTTTTGATTTTTATGACAGATTAAAATCAATTTCTAAAGGTTATGCTTCATTTGATTACCATCCAATTGGTTTTAGAGCTTCTAAATTGGTGAAAATGGACATTTTAATCAATGGAGATATGGTAGATGCACTTTCTTCGTTAATTCACGACAGCAACGCATATTACATTGGTAAAAAAATGTGCGAAAAACTAAGAGAATTGATTCCTCGTCAACAGTTTGATATTGCAATTCAGGCTGCTCTTGGTGCAAAAGTTATCGCCCGTGAAAACGTAAAAGCGTTGAGAAAAGACGTTACCGCAAAATGTTATGGTGGTGATATTTCCAGAAAGCGTAAACTCCTAGAAAAGCAGAAAGAAGGAAAGAAAAAGATGAAGCAAATTGGTAGAGTCGAAGTTCCACAATCTGCATTTATGGCAGTTTTGAAATTGAATGATTAA
- a CDS encoding SGNH/GDSL hydrolase family protein has product MKKIILSAFAISALSLVSCNTDFERDVNNMTVSTGKADFSKFVSVGNSLTSGFRDGALYLDGQNESFPSMIAKQMGLAGGTQTFTQPLMPNNVGGFTNLYAASGNTEFYGKLTLSQTLSPTPSAPGANLDVIGGTGKYFNNMGVPGAKSFHLVTPGYGSAANLAAGKANPYFVRFATSATTTVLADAAAQKPSFYTLWIGNNDVLSYATSGGSGVDQKGNLDPSTYGSNDISDPNVVANVIKTVITSLKTANANSKGAIANIPYVTSIPYFTTVPATPIAGLTATQVSQLNAAYATYNGGLLTLKNLGAITTAEYNARLIKFSENGVNGAVIVDKDLTNLSAYNLPSLRQTTAKDIILLPALTLLRDTTIKGGTATPLADKYVLTEKEAAKVIAATDAYNASISSLATAYGLALVDANSKMKELGSTSGIQYNGVKYTASFVTGGAFSLDGVHPNGRGYALIANTFIDAINKTYGSTLPWVDINAYSGVTFP; this is encoded by the coding sequence ATGAAAAAAATAATATTATCAGCTTTCGCAATTTCAGCTTTATCATTAGTAAGCTGTAATACAGATTTCGAAAGAGACGTAAATAACATGACTGTTTCTACTGGTAAAGCAGATTTCTCAAAATTTGTATCTGTAGGAAATTCATTAACATCTGGTTTCAGAGATGGTGCCTTATATCTAGACGGACAAAACGAATCATTTCCGTCAATGATCGCAAAACAAATGGGACTAGCTGGAGGTACACAAACCTTCACTCAACCGTTAATGCCAAATAACGTAGGTGGATTCACTAATTTATATGCTGCTTCAGGAAATACAGAGTTTTATGGAAAACTTACGTTAAGCCAAACTCTTTCACCAACTCCTTCAGCTCCAGGTGCTAACCTTGACGTTATTGGTGGTACAGGGAAATACTTTAACAATATGGGCGTTCCAGGTGCTAAATCTTTTCATTTAGTAACTCCAGGTTATGGTAGCGCTGCTAATTTAGCTGCTGGAAAAGCTAATCCTTACTTTGTAAGATTCGCTACATCGGCTACTACAACAGTTTTAGCTGATGCCGCTGCTCAAAAACCAAGTTTCTATACATTATGGATTGGTAATAATGACGTTCTTTCTTATGCAACTTCTGGAGGTTCTGGAGTAGATCAAAAAGGAAATTTAGACCCATCAACTTATGGCTCTAATGATATTTCTGACCCTAACGTTGTAGCAAATGTTATTAAGACAGTAATTACCAGCTTAAAAACAGCAAACGCTAATTCTAAAGGTGCTATTGCAAACATTCCGTATGTTACTTCAATACCCTATTTCACAACTGTCCCTGCAACTCCTATTGCTGGACTAACTGCTACACAAGTGTCACAATTAAATGCAGCTTATGCAACTTACAATGGAGGCTTACTTACGCTTAAGAACCTTGGAGCGATAACTACTGCGGAATACAATGCTAGACTTATCAAGTTTTCTGAAAATGGAGTAAATGGAGCTGTTATCGTAGATAAAGACCTTACAAACTTATCTGCATATAACCTGCCTTCTCTTAGACAGACTACTGCTAAAGATATAATTCTTTTACCAGCATTAACATTGTTAAGAGACACTACAATTAAAGGAGGAACTGCAACTCCACTAGCTGATAAATATGTCTTAACTGAAAAAGAAGCGGCTAAAGTAATCGCTGCAACAGACGCTTACAACGCTTCAATTTCAAGTTTAGCTACTGCATACGGACTAGCATTAGTAGATGCAAATTCTAAAATGAAAGAACTAGGAAGTACTTCTGGCATTCAATACAACGGTGTAAAATACACAGCATCTTTTGTAACAGGTGGTGCATTCTCTTTAGATGGAGTTCATCCTAACGGTAGAGGATATGCACTTATTGCAAACACTTTTATTGACGCAATAAATAAAACTTATGGCTCTACATTGCCTTGGGTTGACATTAATGCTTATTCTGGAGTAACTTTCCCATAA
- a CDS encoding FeoA family protein has product MQTNISNKLCCFPRNKKGKIKGYDNENLQMPNKIIEMGLLPETSFVILHQAPFSGPLYIEYGEEKTRVALREEEARFIFVEPEN; this is encoded by the coding sequence TTGCAAACAAATATTTCAAATAAATTGTGCTGTTTTCCTCGAAATAAAAAGGGGAAAATCAAAGGTTATGATAACGAAAACTTGCAGATGCCCAATAAGATTATCGAAATGGGATTATTGCCAGAAACATCATTCGTCATCTTACATCAAGCGCCTTTTAGCGGTCCTCTGTACATAGAATACGGAGAAGAAAAAACGAGAGTTGCCCTTCGTGAAGAAGAAGCGAGATTTATTTTCGTAGAACCAGAAAATTAA
- a CDS encoding RNA polymerase sigma factor: MKCKDDEIISLMLQPNSSEKGLRAMMDTYQSRLYWHIRRLIVQHDLAQDVLQDTFIKAYNNFGQFKQDSKLYTWLYRIATNEALQQLAKLKKMQKTDEDAEYYMQNLVAQNAEHDAEEIQVLLQKAIQTLPEKQKLVFNIRYYDELPFEEISNILEMSVSTCKTNYHYAKEKIENYIRENYES; this comes from the coding sequence ATGAAGTGTAAAGACGACGAAATCATCAGCTTGATGTTGCAGCCCAATTCTTCGGAAAAAGGACTTCGTGCGATGATGGATACCTATCAAAGTCGGCTTTATTGGCATATTAGAAGGTTAATTGTACAACATGACCTTGCGCAAGATGTGTTGCAAGACACTTTTATTAAGGCATATAACAATTTTGGGCAATTCAAGCAAGACAGTAAATTGTACACTTGGCTCTACAGAATCGCTACCAATGAAGCGCTTCAGCAGTTGGCAAAATTAAAAAAAATGCAAAAAACAGACGAAGATGCAGAGTATTACATGCAAAACTTAGTCGCCCAAAATGCAGAACATGATGCAGAAGAAATTCAAGTTTTATTGCAGAAAGCCATTCAAACATTGCCAGAGAAACAAAAATTAGTTTTCAATATTAGATATTATGACGAATTGCCTTTCGAAGAAATAAGTAATATTCTAGAAATGAGCGTAAGTACTTGCAAAACCAATTACCACTACGCCAAAGAAAAAATAGAAAACTACATCAGAGAAAACTACGAATCATAA